One genomic window of Armatimonadota bacterium includes the following:
- a CDS encoding ribbon-helix-helix protein, CopG family, producing the protein MVRTQIQLTQKQYQRLKKIAGQKGVSVAEIIRRSVDNTLASESLPDMDEMKAKARAVFGAYQDSQSDVSENHDRYLSEAFGA; encoded by the coding sequence ATGGTAAGAACTCAGATACAGTTGACCCAAAAACAGTATCAGAGGCTTAAGAAGATTGCAGGCCAAAAAGGGGTATCGGTGGCGGAGATTATACGTCGGTCGGTGGACAATACGCTTGCCAGTGAATCGCTGCCTGACATGGACGAGATGAAAGCTAAAGCCCGCGCGGTATTTGGCGCTTATCAGGACAGCCAATCGGACGTGTCTGAAAACCATGATCGTTATCTGTCCGAGGCATTTGGAGCATGA
- a CDS encoding PIN domain-containing protein, whose protein sequence is MNSVFIDTSAFYAVLSSTDKNHDRAVADWNALLDDDVVRLCTSNYVVVETCALVRNRLGDDAMRSFLDSLLPLMMVIWVDQKAHASATAAMLAYGKNGPSLVDCASFVVMRDSAIIKALAYDRHFAEEDFTA, encoded by the coding sequence ATGAATAGCGTATTCATCGACACATCCGCATTTTACGCAGTGCTATCAAGCACGGACAAGAATCACGATAGAGCCGTTGCCGATTGGAACGCTCTGCTGGACGATGATGTTGTTAGGCTGTGTACGTCCAACTATGTGGTTGTAGAAACATGCGCTCTTGTCAGAAATCGACTGGGCGATGATGCAATGCGTAGTTTTCTAGATAGCCTCTTGCCTCTGATGATGGTAATCTGGGTCGATCAGAAAGCCCATGCATCTGCGACTGCTGCAATGCTGGCATATGGAAAGAATGGACCGAGCCTCGTCGATTGTGCTTCTTTTGTAGTGATGCGTGATTCTGCCATCATCAAGGCTCTGGCATATGATAGACATTTCGCCGAAGAAGACTTCACTGCCTAA
- a CDS encoding LL-diaminopimelate aminotransferase → MKKAKRLGKIPPYLFMEISRLKAKVMAEGRDIIDLGIGDPDQPTPEPIVDRLCEAAREAEYHRYDESEVGCPALMETAARWYKKRFGVDIDPCSETVMLIGSIDGLAHLCWTMIDPGDVSLVPDPGYTVYWVNTAMAGGEPVPMPLLEKNNFLPDLTAIPTDKAKAAKLMFINYPNNPTGAVADLDFYKDVVEFARQYDIAVCSDLAYSEVTYDGYKAPSILQVPGAKDYCIEMNTLSKTFNMTGWRIGFGAGNSELVGALNELKTNVDSRQFQPIGLAAAFALENVSNKSMLDLYSKRRDILVDGLNALGWNLKKPKASLYVWAKVPDGYTSTEFAKMLLKDAGVLVIPGNSYGSYGEGYVRMSLTVLGDKDGDRMTEAVRRIKSLKIKF, encoded by the coding sequence TTGAAAAAAGCAAAGAGACTGGGCAAAATACCGCCCTATCTGTTCATGGAGATATCACGTTTGAAAGCCAAGGTCATGGCTGAGGGCAGAGACATTATAGACCTTGGAATCGGCGACCCGGACCAGCCTACACCTGAACCAATAGTAGACAGGCTCTGTGAAGCGGCGAGAGAAGCTGAATATCACAGGTATGACGAGTCTGAAGTCGGCTGCCCCGCACTTATGGAAACAGCGGCAAGGTGGTATAAAAAGCGCTTTGGCGTGGATATCGACCCATGCAGCGAGACGGTAATGCTTATCGGCTCGATAGACGGACTTGCTCATCTTTGCTGGACTATGATCGACCCGGGCGACGTAAGTCTTGTGCCTGACCCGGGTTACACCGTCTACTGGGTAAATACGGCTATGGCAGGCGGCGAGCCTGTGCCTATGCCTCTGCTCGAAAAGAACAATTTCCTGCCTGACCTCACCGCCATACCGACTGATAAAGCCAAGGCCGCAAAGTTGATGTTCATTAACTACCCGAACAACCCGACCGGCGCCGTGGCTGATCTTGACTTTTATAAAGATGTCGTCGAATTTGCAAGGCAATACGACATAGCTGTCTGCAGCGATCTGGCATATTCGGAAGTCACATACGATGGTTATAAAGCGCCCAGTATCCTGCAGGTTCCCGGAGCAAAAGACTACTGCATTGAGATGAACACTCTCTCCAAGACATTCAATATGACAGGCTGGAGAATAGGCTTTGGCGCAGGTAACAGCGAACTTGTCGGAGCGCTGAACGAGCTCAAGACCAATGTCGATTCGAGGCAGTTCCAACCTATCGGGCTCGCCGCTGCATTTGCTCTGGAAAATGTTTCTAATAAGAGCATGCTCGATCTATATAGTAAGAGAAGAGACATTCTGGTCGACGGGCTCAATGCTCTGGGATGGAACCTCAAAAAGCCCAAGGCGTCGCTCTATGTGTGGGCAAAAGTACCCGATGGATATACTTCCACTGAGTTCGCAAAGATGCTGCTTAAGGACGCCGGAGTGCTTGTGATTCCGGGTAACAGCTACGGCAGTTACGGCGAAGGATACGTCCGGATGTCGCTCACGGTGCTTGGAGATAAAGACGGCGACCGCATGACCGAGGCTGTGCGGCGGATCAAGAGCCTAAAAATTAAATTCTGA